One genomic segment of Hordeum vulgare subsp. vulgare chromosome 2H, MorexV3_pseudomolecules_assembly, whole genome shotgun sequence includes these proteins:
- the LOC123429385 gene encoding uncharacterized protein LOC123429385: protein MPSPLKRPSLGRLLASLRSPSRVPVQTGFPTSLADLVVKNHARLRNPRKPCRPTAPPALPPSTAVVEDSSLPLSPEPPSPVVVEPDSSAPVARPLDDAPKGAAFLRPRPQLLALGGAVALALLAVWSEGTVAALTVASLSLLWIESACRRRSGPEELPDSGGRGPVSPIWEVEEAPRSSSCSDSDKSSELVSGGEDPATPKRKAKRSLRKIISKTLQKKKPKAKDASGSDGEVVEQPDGAEPTKTEAFLILAPSTSTTDTEEAPSEPSTESSVEMKTETERLVDRFKFPLAAFVPVILAGLAAGKLPATALAVLCAAFFFGARR, encoded by the exons ATGCCCAGCCCGCTCAAGCGCCCCTCCCTCGGCCGCCTGCTCGCCTCCCTCCGGTCTCCCTCCCGCGTCCCCGTCCAGACAGGCTTCCCCACCTCCCTCGCCGACCTCGTCGTCAAGAACCATGCCCGCCTCAGGAACCCCCGCAAGCCatgccgccccaccgcccctccGGCGCTCCCTCCGTCTACCGCGGTTGTGGAAGACTCTTCGCTGCCTCTGTCGCCCGAGCCTCCCTCGCCGGTGGTCGTAGAGCCGGACTCCTCGGCTCCGGTGGCGCGGCCGCTGGACGACGCGCCCAAAGGCGCCGCCTTCCTCCGGCCCCGCCCGCAGCTCCTCGCGCTCGGCGGCGCCGTGGCGCTCGCGCTCCTCGCCGTGTGGAGCGAGGGCACCGTCGCGGCCCTCACCGTCGCCTCGCTGTCGCTGCTCTGGATCGAGTCGGCGTGTCGACGGCGCTCTGGCCCGGAGGAGCTGCCCGATTCGGGCGGCCGCGGCCCCGTATCGCCGATTTGGGAGGTGGAAGAAGCGCCCCGGTCATCCAGCTGCTCGGATTCCGACAAGAGCAGCGAGCTCGTCTCCGGCGGCGAAGATCCGGCCACCCCGAAGAGGAAAGCGAAGAGATCGCTGCGGAAAATAATATCCAAGACGCTGCAGAAgaagaagcccaaggccaaggacGCCTCGGGCTCCGACGGCGAGGTCGTCGAGCAG CCTGACGGCGCCGAGCCAACCAAAACCGAGGCCTTTCTAATTCTAGCCCCTTCCACTTCCACCACAGACACAGAGGAGGCCCCGTCGGAGCCAAGCACAGAATCGTCGGTGGAGATGAAGACGGAGACGGAAAGGCTAGTGGATAGATTCAAGTTCCCCCTGGCGGCGTTCGTCCCGGTCATCCTCGCCGGCCTCGCCGCCGGGAAGCTCCCGGCGACGGCGCTGGCCGTGCTctgcgccgccttcttcttcggcGCGCGCCGTTGA